The genomic stretch TCGGGTTTCATCGGAAGTCTCCACGCCGAACAATTCGGAATTCCCGAATATTTGCCTCAGGATCGAGTATCCGGGCCACAATACGGTTAGCCGCACCCGGCATCTCCTCGCTCACGCCGACCGCCCCGTATAGCCCAGTTCCTCCAGGTACCGGTCCATCTCCGCCTCAACCACTGCCCGGCGCTCCCGCAGGTCGTGCAGTTCTCTGGCAACCGCCGCGACATCCACAACCTCTTCCTCGGGCGTCGTGTCCACGTAGCGGGTGATGTTCAGGTTGTAGTCATTCTCCGCGATCTCCTCCATCGGAACAACCCGGCAGAACTTCTCTATATCCTGGTAATCCCGGTAGGCCGTCACGATCTTCTCGACGTCCTCCCGGCGCAGGCAGTTCTGGTTCTTCCCCTCCTGGAACTCCGCCGAGGCCTCGATGAAGAGGACCTTCTCCTTCCGCTCGGCGGGCTTGTCCTTGTTGACGATCAGAACCCCGGCCGGGATCGATGTGCCGAAGAAGAGATTCGGCGCAAGCCCGATCACCGCCTCCACCAGGTCATCCTTGAGGACGTTCGTCCGGATCCTCCCCTCGGCACCGCCGCGGAAGAGCACTCCATGCGGCACGATGACTGCAAGTTTCCCGGTCTCGTTGAGGATATTGATCATGTGGAGCACAAAGGCCCAGTCCCCTTTCGTCGCCGGGGGTATGCCGTAGCCGAACCTGCCGAACGGATCTTTCTCCGCCATCTCCTGGCCCCACTTGTCGAGCGAGAACGGTGGATTGCTGATAACCCGGTCAAACTGCATAAGGTGGTTGTCAAGCAAGAACTGCGGCTCCCGGATCGTGTCCCCAGCCCTGATATCGGCATCGATGTAACCGTGGAGGAGCATGTTCATCTTACAAAGACCCCAGGTTCCGATGTTCTTCTCCTGCCCGGTCAGGGTGAGGTTTGCCGGGTTGCCCCCTTCCTCCTTCACGAGCCTCGCGCACTGGATCACTGCGCCACCCGACCCGCAACACGGGTCGTGAATGCGCATGCCCTCCTTCGGGTCGAGGATCCGGGCCAGCAGAGCAGCGACCTGATAGGGCGTGAAGAACTCTCCCCCCTTCTTCCCGCCATCGTCGGCAAACCGCTCGATGAGATACATGTAGACATCTCCGAGCATATCCGGGCTTTCGAGGTCGGCGTTCCTCATCGGGATTGCAGAGAAATTCCTGATAAGCGCAGACAGGTTGGTATCCCGCTGCTTGAGATCACCGAGTTTGTACGAGTTGAAATCGATGTTCCCGAGAACTTTTTCCATCACCGGATTCTGATCCTCAATCTTCTGCGTGATCGTGTTCAGGGAGTCACCGATCTTCTGGG from Methanoculleus chikugoensis encodes the following:
- a CDS encoding type I restriction-modification system subunit M, whose product is MKKKAWEAADILRGSISSADYKDYILGMLFLKRLSDVFEEEAERVERETGDHDLAWNDPDEHLYYLPEGCLWKDIQKLTQKIGDSLNTITQKIEDQNPVMEKVLGNIDFNSYKLGDLKQRDTNLSALIRNFSAIPMRNADLESPDMLGDVYMYLIERFADDGGKKGGEFFTPYQVAALLARILDPKEGMRIHDPCCGSGGAVIQCARLVKEEGGNPANLTLTGQEKNIGTWGLCKMNMLLHGYIDADIRAGDTIREPQFLLDNHLMQFDRVISNPPFSLDKWGQEMAEKDPFGRFGYGIPPATKGDWAFVLHMINILNETGKLAVIVPHGVLFRGGAEGRIRTNVLKDDLVEAVIGLAPNLFFGTSIPAGVLIVNKDKPAERKEKVLFIEASAEFQEGKNQNCLRREDVEKIVTAYRDYQDIEKFCRVVPMEEIAENDYNLNITRYVDTTPEEEVVDVAAVARELHDLRERRAVVEAEMDRYLEELGYTGRSA